The Micromonospora sp. Llam0 genome includes a window with the following:
- a CDS encoding Uma2 family endonuclease, producing MGAEPIHPAAASGGAWTAPWQPDPVRQQLADYSIEDVLALPADAPRVELLDGVLTVVPSPTFGHQSITSLLWLWLHRHAPDGYRATQAVGVAVGPRNTYEPDVLLHRAEGSRDRHYLTPDEVLLVVEVVSPATHRRDRFHRPAGYAAVGIGHYWRVEQDPVRIYAYQLGDRPGASGEREYALVAESADLLELDAPFPVKLPISEITP from the coding sequence GTGGGCGCCGAGCCGATCCATCCTGCCGCAGCGTCCGGCGGGGCGTGGACCGCACCGTGGCAGCCGGACCCGGTCCGGCAGCAGCTGGCTGACTACAGCATCGAAGACGTCCTCGCCCTGCCCGCCGACGCCCCCCGCGTCGAACTCCTCGACGGAGTCCTCACCGTGGTTCCCTCCCCCACTTTCGGTCACCAGAGCATCACGAGCCTGCTGTGGTTGTGGCTACACCGGCACGCGCCGGACGGCTACCGGGCCACCCAGGCGGTCGGGGTCGCTGTCGGGCCACGCAACACCTACGAGCCCGACGTGCTGCTGCACCGCGCCGAGGGCAGCCGCGACCGGCACTACCTGACCCCCGACGAGGTACTGCTGGTCGTCGAGGTGGTCTCCCCGGCGACCCACCGCCGGGACCGGTTCCACCGGCCCGCCGGGTACGCCGCCGTCGGCATTGGTCACTACTGGCGGGTCGAGCAGGACCCGGTGCGGATCTACGCCTACCAGCTCGGCGACCGGCCGGGCGCCAGCGGCGAGCGGGAGTACGCCCTCGTCGCCGAGTCGGCCGACCTGCTCGAACTCGACGCCCCGTTCCCGGTGAAGCTGCCGATCTCCGAGATCACCCCGTAG
- a CDS encoding DUF2945 domain-containing protein, which produces MARNKRPREGDRPDQRPGRPVEHPRPGDRVNWRSHGVTVPGTVEEEITTRREAAGRTVVADSEHPQYRVRSDKSGRDAVHKPEALRRAE; this is translated from the coding sequence ATGGCGAGGAACAAACGCCCCCGCGAGGGCGACCGGCCCGATCAGCGGCCCGGCCGACCGGTCGAGCATCCCCGACCCGGCGACCGGGTCAACTGGCGCAGCCACGGGGTGACCGTGCCGGGCACCGTCGAAGAGGAGATCACCACCCGACGGGAGGCCGCCGGCCGTACCGTGGTCGCCGATTCGGAACATCCGCAGTACCGGGTCCGCAGCGACAAGTCCGGCCGCGACGCGGTGCACAAGCCGGAGGCGTTGCGCCGTGCCGAGTGA
- the polA gene encoding DNA polymerase I: MTDDAPRLLLLDGHSLAYRAFFALPVENFSTSTGQPTNAVYGFTSMLINVLRDERPTHIVVAFDVSRRSFRTERYAEYKAGRSESPADFAGQVSLVQEVLAALRIPYVSKDNYEADDVIATLAGQGRDAGMQVLICTGDRDAFQLVDDRTTVLYPRKGVSDLARMDPPAITARYGVGPGHYRDLAALVGESSDNLPGVPGVGPKTAAKWISQYGGLDGVIAQADKIKGKAGESLRERLADVIRNYELNCLVADLELPLTPAESRWTGWDREAVHQVFDTLQFRILRDRLYQYLDAVEPEAEAGFDLAGEVLGAGAVAPWLAAHALAGASVGVAVAGSFGRGTGALTAIAVATAAGAAGWFDPAALDAADEAAVAGWLADDRRRKVLHDSKPARLAFAAHGWSLDGIDRDTALAAYLARPDQRSYDLVDLALRYLHRELRVDAPDDGQLTLDGLGPQSEVEQNLMLRARATLDLAAAIDAELARDGDASTRLLADVELPLVEVLAAMEQAGIAADTEYLTELEAQFAAEVKAAAQAAYGVIGREFNLGSPKQLQEILFTDLGLPKTKKIKTGYTTDADALQWLFAQTEHPLLAHLLRHRDVARLKSTVDGLLKSISDDGRIHTTFNQTVAATGRLSSTDPNLQNIPIRTEEGRRIRRAFVVGAGYESLLTADYSQIEMRIMAHLSGDEALIDAFNSGEDFHAVTAASVFQVPLESVDAEQRRRIKAMNYGLAYGLSAFGLSQQLGIATDEAKALMEEYFRRFGGVRDYLQALVGQARQDGYTSTILGRRRYLPDLVSDNRQRREMAERMALNAPIQGSAADLIKVAMLHVDTALRTSSLRSRMLLQVHDELVFEVAPGERAELESLVRREMGGAHPLSVPLEVSVGVGTDWHTAGH; this comes from the coding sequence GTGACCGACGACGCGCCCCGCCTGCTGCTGCTCGACGGCCATTCGCTGGCCTACCGGGCGTTCTTCGCGCTGCCCGTGGAGAACTTCTCCACCAGCACCGGCCAGCCGACCAACGCGGTCTACGGCTTCACCTCGATGCTGATCAACGTGCTGCGCGATGAGCGGCCGACCCACATCGTGGTCGCCTTCGACGTCTCCCGTCGGTCGTTTCGCACCGAGCGGTACGCCGAGTACAAGGCCGGCCGATCGGAGAGCCCGGCCGACTTCGCCGGCCAGGTCAGCCTGGTCCAGGAGGTCCTGGCCGCGCTGCGTATCCCGTACGTCAGCAAGGACAACTACGAGGCCGATGACGTCATCGCCACCCTGGCCGGCCAGGGACGCGACGCCGGCATGCAGGTGCTGATCTGCACCGGCGACCGGGACGCCTTCCAGCTGGTCGACGACCGGACCACCGTGCTCTACCCGCGTAAGGGCGTGTCGGACCTGGCCCGGATGGATCCGCCGGCGATCACCGCCCGCTACGGCGTCGGTCCGGGGCACTACCGCGACCTGGCCGCGCTGGTCGGCGAGTCCAGCGACAACCTGCCCGGGGTGCCCGGCGTCGGTCCGAAGACCGCCGCCAAGTGGATCAGCCAGTACGGCGGCCTGGACGGGGTGATCGCCCAGGCCGACAAGATCAAAGGCAAGGCGGGGGAGAGCCTGCGGGAACGGCTCGCCGACGTGATCCGCAACTACGAGCTCAACTGCCTGGTGGCCGATCTGGAGCTGCCGCTCACTCCGGCCGAATCCCGGTGGACCGGGTGGGACCGGGAAGCCGTCCACCAGGTCTTCGACACCCTGCAGTTCCGGATCCTGCGCGACCGGCTCTACCAGTACCTCGACGCTGTCGAGCCGGAGGCCGAAGCCGGTTTCGACCTGGCCGGCGAGGTGCTCGGCGCCGGGGCGGTCGCCCCCTGGCTGGCCGCGCACGCCCTGGCCGGCGCCAGCGTCGGCGTCGCGGTCGCCGGCAGCTTCGGCCGGGGCACCGGCGCCCTGACCGCGATCGCGGTGGCCACCGCCGCCGGAGCCGCCGGGTGGTTCGACCCGGCCGCGCTGGACGCCGCCGATGAGGCGGCGGTCGCCGGCTGGCTCGCCGACGACCGGCGGCGCAAGGTGCTGCACGACAGCAAACCGGCCCGGCTGGCGTTCGCCGCCCACGGCTGGTCGCTGGACGGCATCGACCGCGACACCGCGCTAGCCGCCTACCTGGCCCGGCCGGACCAGCGCTCCTACGACCTGGTCGACCTGGCCCTGCGCTACCTGCACCGGGAGCTGCGGGTCGACGCCCCGGACGACGGCCAGCTCACCCTCGACGGGCTCGGCCCGCAGAGCGAGGTCGAGCAGAACCTGATGCTGCGCGCCCGGGCCACCCTCGACCTGGCGGCGGCGATCGACGCCGAGCTGGCCCGCGACGGGGACGCCTCGACCCGGCTGCTCGCCGACGTCGAGCTGCCGCTGGTCGAGGTCCTCGCCGCCATGGAGCAGGCCGGCATCGCCGCCGACACCGAGTACCTGACCGAGCTGGAGGCGCAGTTCGCCGCCGAGGTCAAGGCCGCCGCCCAGGCCGCCTACGGGGTGATCGGCCGCGAGTTCAACCTCGGCTCGCCCAAGCAGCTGCAGGAGATCCTCTTCACCGACCTGGGCCTGCCCAAGACGAAGAAGATCAAGACCGGCTACACCACCGACGCCGACGCGCTGCAGTGGCTGTTCGCCCAGACCGAGCATCCGCTGCTGGCCCACCTGCTGCGCCACCGCGACGTGGCCCGGCTCAAGTCGACCGTCGACGGGCTGCTCAAGTCGATCTCCGACGACGGCCGGATCCACACCACCTTCAACCAGACGGTGGCCGCCACCGGCCGGCTCTCCTCCACCGACCCCAACCTGCAGAACATCCCGATCCGCACCGAGGAGGGCCGCCGGATCCGGCGGGCGTTCGTCGTCGGGGCCGGCTACGAGTCGTTGCTGACCGCCGACTACAGCCAGATCGAGATGCGGATCATGGCGCACCTTTCCGGCGACGAGGCGCTGATCGACGCGTTCAACTCCGGCGAGGACTTCCACGCCGTCACCGCGGCGTCGGTGTTCCAGGTGCCGTTGGAGTCGGTCGACGCCGAGCAGCGCCGCCGGATCAAGGCGATGAACTACGGGCTGGCGTACGGGCTGAGCGCCTTCGGCCTGTCCCAGCAGCTCGGCATCGCCACCGACGAGGCGAAGGCGCTGATGGAGGAGTACTTCCGCCGGTTCGGTGGGGTCCGTGACTACCTGCAGGCGCTGGTCGGCCAGGCCCGTCAGGACGGCTACACCTCCACCATCCTCGGCCGCCGTCGGTACCTGCCCGACCTGGTCAGCGACAACCGGCAGCGCCGGGAGATGGCCGAGCGGATGGCGCTCAACGCGCCCATCCAGGGCTCCGCCGCCGACCTGATCAAGGTGGCGATGCTGCACGTCGACACTGCACTGCGCACCTCGTCGCTGCGGTCACGGATGCTGCTGCAGGTGCACGACGAACTGGTCTTCGAGGTGGCGCCGGGGGAGCGGGCCGAGCTGGAGAGCCTGGTCCGCCGCGAGATGGGCGGCGCCCACCCCCTGTCGGTGCCGCTGGAGGTCTCCGTCGGGGTCGGCACCGACTGGCACACCGCCGGGCACTGA
- a CDS encoding amino acid ABC transporter ATP-binding protein produces the protein MTEPPAGSDTLMVHAENVHKSFGPVDVLTGVDLAVRPGEVCCVIGPSGSGKSTFLRCINHLEKIDAGRIRVDGELVGYRQRRGKLHELPAREVAAQRQQIGMVFQRFNLFPHMTALDNVMEAPLRVRRQPRPAVRELAAALLDRVGLADRAGAYPGQLSGGQQQRVAIARALAMRPKLMLFDEPTSALDPELVGEVLDVMRDLARDGMTMIVVTHEIGFAREVGDSLVFMDGGVVVESGVPRQVLADPRHDRTRAFLSKVL, from the coding sequence ATGACCGAGCCGCCCGCCGGGTCGGACACCCTGATGGTGCACGCCGAGAACGTGCACAAGTCGTTCGGCCCGGTTGACGTGCTCACCGGGGTGGACCTGGCGGTCCGGCCCGGTGAGGTGTGCTGCGTGATCGGGCCGTCCGGCTCCGGCAAGTCGACCTTTCTGCGCTGCATCAACCACCTGGAGAAGATCGACGCCGGGCGGATCCGGGTGGACGGGGAACTGGTCGGCTACCGGCAGCGGCGCGGCAAACTGCACGAGCTGCCGGCCCGGGAGGTGGCCGCGCAGCGCCAGCAGATCGGCATGGTGTTCCAACGGTTCAACCTGTTCCCGCACATGACCGCGCTGGACAACGTGATGGAGGCGCCGCTGCGGGTCCGCCGCCAGCCCCGGCCGGCGGTCCGTGAGCTGGCGGCGGCGCTGCTGGACCGGGTGGGTCTGGCGGACCGCGCGGGCGCCTACCCGGGGCAGCTGTCCGGCGGGCAGCAGCAGCGGGTGGCGATCGCCCGAGCGCTGGCCATGCGGCCCAAGCTGATGCTGTTCGACGAGCCGACCAGCGCGCTGGACCCGGAGCTCGTCGGCGAGGTGCTGGACGTGATGCGGGACCTGGCCCGGGACGGGATGACGATGATCGTGGTGACCCACGAGATCGGTTTCGCCCGGGAGGTCGGTGACTCGCTGGTCTTCATGGACGGCGGGGTGGTGGTCGAGTCGGGCGTACCCCGGCAGGTCCTGGCCGATCCGCGGCACGACCGGACCCGGGCCTTCCTCAGCAAGGTGCTGTGA
- a CDS encoding amino acid ABC transporter permease → MPVRRPGRWLAVGVLAVLAAMFVHLLVTNDRFQWTFMIDNMFRPPIVEGVRTTITMTLLAMVIGVALGVLVAVMRLSGNPVLAGVAWLYTWFFRAVPRVVLLVLFGNLGILWERLEFGLPFDRQLGVLFGVTDFEARIWGFDARTAISGFVAGLLGLALSEAAYMAEIVRAGIGSVDPGQAEACAALGMSQGLTLRRVVLPQAMRVIVPPTGNETIAMLKDTSLLAFVPVTNELFFQLSAVGSRTFQVFPMLVAACLWYLALTSVLMVGQSFVERRFSRGFGTVAAKGTR, encoded by the coding sequence GTGCCGGTGCGCCGCCCGGGCCGCTGGTTGGCGGTCGGTGTGCTCGCCGTACTCGCCGCGATGTTCGTCCACCTGCTGGTCACCAACGACCGGTTCCAGTGGACTTTCATGATCGACAACATGTTCCGGCCGCCGATCGTCGAAGGCGTGCGGACCACCATCACGATGACCCTGCTCGCGATGGTGATCGGCGTCGCGCTCGGGGTGCTGGTCGCGGTGATGCGGCTGTCCGGAAACCCGGTCCTGGCCGGGGTCGCCTGGCTCTACACCTGGTTCTTCCGGGCGGTGCCCCGGGTGGTGCTGCTGGTGCTCTTCGGCAACCTCGGCATCCTCTGGGAGCGGCTGGAGTTCGGGCTGCCGTTCGACCGGCAACTCGGCGTGCTGTTCGGCGTCACCGACTTCGAGGCCCGGATCTGGGGCTTCGACGCCCGGACCGCGATCAGTGGTTTCGTCGCCGGGCTGCTCGGGCTGGCGCTGTCCGAGGCCGCCTACATGGCGGAGATCGTCCGCGCCGGCATCGGCTCGGTCGACCCCGGCCAGGCCGAGGCCTGCGCCGCACTCGGTATGAGCCAGGGCCTGACCCTGCGCCGGGTGGTGCTGCCCCAGGCGATGCGGGTGATCGTGCCACCGACCGGCAACGAGACCATCGCGATGCTCAAGGACACCTCGCTGCTGGCCTTCGTGCCGGTCACCAACGAGCTGTTCTTCCAACTGTCGGCGGTCGGCTCGCGGACCTTCCAGGTCTTCCCGATGCTGGTCGCCGCCTGCCTGTGGTATCTGGCGCTGACCAGTGTGCTGATGGTCGGCCAGTCCTTCGTCGAACGGCGGTTCTCCCGCGGCTTCGGCACCGTCGCCGCGAAAGGGACCCGCTGA
- a CDS encoding ABC transporter substrate-binding protein, which yields MTTSHHRIRRAAAGAAGALALLLAVTGCGEQDSVEQPGGDAPSASADDELAALVPDEIKADGKILVGVDATYAPAEFLDTDGSTVIGFDVDLFNTVAGKLGLTSEYVPSQFDDIIPGVMSGKYEIGVSSFTINEERKAQVDMVSYFSAGTQWASRAGEPVDPDDACGKRVAVQAGTVQVEDIEARSAACVDAGDPEIVIEQFQGQDQATTSVVSGKNDAMLADSPVCAYAVQQTNGELELSGDIYDSAPYGYVVAQDQAGFADALAEALDAIIADGGYEQALSNWGVEAGGITDPAVNP from the coding sequence GTGACCACCTCACACCACCGGATCCGGCGGGCCGCCGCCGGCGCCGCCGGGGCGCTCGCTCTGCTGCTGGCCGTCACCGGATGCGGTGAGCAGGACAGCGTCGAACAGCCCGGCGGCGACGCGCCGAGCGCGTCGGCCGACGACGAACTGGCCGCGCTCGTCCCGGACGAGATCAAGGCCGACGGCAAGATCCTGGTCGGCGTCGACGCGACCTACGCCCCGGCGGAGTTCCTCGACACCGACGGCAGCACGGTCATCGGGTTCGACGTCGACCTGTTCAACACCGTCGCGGGCAAGCTCGGCCTGACCTCCGAGTACGTGCCCAGCCAGTTCGACGACATCATCCCCGGGGTGATGTCCGGCAAGTACGAGATCGGGGTCTCCTCGTTCACCATTAACGAGGAGCGCAAGGCCCAGGTCGACATGGTGTCCTACTTCTCGGCCGGCACCCAGTGGGCGTCACGGGCCGGGGAACCGGTCGACCCGGACGACGCCTGCGGCAAGCGGGTGGCGGTGCAGGCCGGCACCGTGCAGGTGGAGGACATCGAGGCACGCTCGGCGGCGTGCGTCGACGCCGGCGACCCGGAGATCGTCATCGAACAGTTCCAGGGGCAGGATCAGGCGACCACCTCGGTGGTCTCCGGCAAGAACGACGCGATGCTGGCCGACTCGCCGGTCTGCGCGTACGCGGTCCAGCAGACCAACGGCGAGCTGGAACTGTCCGGTGACATCTACGACTCGGCGCCGTACGGCTACGTGGTCGCCCAGGACCAGGCCGGGTTCGCCGACGCGTTGGCCGAGGCGCTCGACGCGATCATCGCCGACGGCGGCTACGAGCAGGCGCTGAGCAACTGGGGCGTCGAGGCGGGCGGAATCACCGACCCGGCCGTCAACCCCTGA
- a CDS encoding ABC transporter ATP-binding protein: MLLEIEDVSLLYGRIQALHGISLTVNEGEIVALIGANGAGKSTTMRAISGIRPIAAGRITFDGEDISKLRADLRVRRGLCQAPEGRGIFPGMTVLENLDMGAYTRRDRAGIAADLDRVLGLFPRLAERRRQHGGTLSGGEQQMLAVGRALMSRPKLLLLDEPSMGLAPMLIQQIFDIIVEINQQGTTVLLVEQNAQQALSRAHRAYVLETGRIVKSGTGADLLHDPAVKEAYLGVA; this comes from the coding sequence ATGCTGCTTGAGATCGAGGACGTCAGCCTGCTGTACGGGCGGATCCAGGCGCTGCACGGCATCAGCCTGACGGTGAACGAGGGCGAGATCGTCGCCCTGATCGGCGCCAACGGTGCCGGCAAGTCCACCACCATGCGGGCGATCTCCGGCATCCGGCCGATCGCCGCCGGGCGGATCACCTTCGACGGCGAGGACATCTCCAAGCTCCGGGCCGACCTGCGGGTCCGGCGCGGACTGTGCCAGGCGCCGGAGGGCCGGGGCATCTTCCCCGGCATGACGGTGCTGGAGAACCTCGACATGGGGGCGTACACCCGACGCGACCGCGCCGGTATCGCCGCCGACCTGGACCGGGTGCTGGGCCTGTTTCCCCGGTTGGCCGAGCGCCGCAGGCAGCACGGCGGCACGCTGTCCGGCGGCGAGCAGCAGATGCTCGCCGTGGGCCGCGCGCTGATGAGCCGGCCGAAGCTGCTGCTGCTCGACGAGCCGTCGATGGGGCTCGCCCCGATGCTGATCCAGCAGATCTTCGACATCATCGTGGAGATCAACCAGCAGGGCACCACCGTCCTGCTGGTCGAGCAGAACGCCCAACAGGCACTGTCCCGGGCGCACCGCGCGTACGTGCTGGAGACCGGCCGGATCGTCAAGTCCGGCACCGGCGCGGACCTGCTGCACGACCCGGCCGTCAAGGAGGCGTACCTCGGTGTCGCCTGA
- a CDS encoding ABC transporter ATP-binding protein: MADTEATGTGPTAATREPLLEVDHVTLRFGGVVALDDVDFTLYKGEILGLIGPNGAGKTTCFNAMTGIYRPTEGEIRFRGERITGKKRHQITKMGMARTFQNIRLFPEMTALENVQVGADAHHKTSVLSAMLRLPRHWREERDGREKARELLDFVGIGHRINEMARNLSYGEQRRLEIARALATSPVLLCLDEPAAGFNPAEKEELLQLIRQIRDRGVTVLLIEHDMRLVMGVTDRIVVLEFGKKIAEGLPAEVRDDHRVIAAYLGVPDDAA; the protein is encoded by the coding sequence GTGGCTGACACCGAAGCGACCGGGACCGGCCCGACCGCCGCGACCCGCGAACCCCTGCTCGAGGTCGACCACGTCACGCTGCGCTTCGGCGGCGTGGTCGCCCTGGACGACGTGGACTTCACCCTCTACAAGGGCGAGATCCTCGGTCTGATCGGCCCGAACGGGGCCGGCAAGACGACCTGCTTCAACGCGATGACCGGCATCTACCGGCCCACTGAGGGCGAGATCCGGTTTCGTGGCGAGCGGATCACTGGCAAGAAGCGCCACCAGATCACCAAGATGGGCATGGCCCGGACGTTCCAGAACATCCGGCTGTTCCCCGAGATGACCGCCCTGGAAAACGTCCAGGTCGGCGCGGACGCCCACCACAAGACCAGCGTCCTGTCGGCGATGCTGCGGCTGCCGCGGCACTGGCGCGAGGAGCGTGACGGCCGGGAGAAGGCCCGCGAGCTGCTGGACTTCGTCGGCATTGGCCACCGGATCAACGAGATGGCCCGCAACCTGTCGTACGGCGAACAGCGGCGGCTGGAGATCGCCCGGGCGCTGGCCACCAGTCCGGTGCTGCTCTGCCTCGACGAGCCGGCGGCCGGGTTCAACCCGGCGGAGAAGGAGGAGCTGCTGCAGCTGATCCGGCAGATCCGCGACCGGGGCGTCACCGTGCTGCTGATCGAGCACGACATGCGCCTGGTCATGGGGGTCACCGACCGGATCGTGGTGCTGGAGTTCGGAAAGAAGATCGCCGAAGGTCTCCCCGCCGAGGTGCGGGACGACCACCGGGTGATCGCCGCCTACCTGGGAGTGCCGGACGATGCTGCTTGA
- a CDS encoding branched-chain amino acid ABC transporter permease, whose protein sequence is MTSLLTKLHDAREQFSDRWHHMPKWTRWVLIAAVVVFFYALPNEGFYQHLGPIPTTESNFGQVLFTVSIYVLLAIGLNIVVGFAGLLDLGYFGFFAVGAYTVAVLTSPSSDLKTLWPWLAALPLAIGITMISGLMLGTPTLRLRGDYLAIVTLGFAEMIRIAAVSSEFLKGQRGLNQIPHPPGEYADGKPVFGVLDARPYYWLVLTLIIVVVILVSNLNRSRVGRAWVSIREDEDAAQLMGVPTFKFKLWAFAMGAAIGGLAGALFAGKQNFVSSQNFELLNSIIILAAVILGGSGNIVGAIVGGGLVAYLIERFRGIELFGIELYEYRFLVFGLTLVVMMIFRPQGLIANRRRAAEFKDRRKEVAVGG, encoded by the coding sequence ATGACCAGTCTGTTGACCAAGCTGCACGACGCACGCGAACAGTTCTCCGACCGCTGGCACCACATGCCCAAGTGGACCCGCTGGGTGCTGATCGCCGCCGTGGTGGTGTTCTTCTACGCCCTGCCCAACGAAGGCTTCTACCAGCACCTCGGGCCGATCCCGACCACCGAGTCCAACTTCGGTCAGGTCCTGTTCACCGTCTCCATCTACGTGCTGCTGGCAATCGGGCTGAACATCGTGGTCGGCTTCGCCGGCCTGCTCGACCTCGGCTACTTCGGCTTCTTCGCCGTCGGGGCGTACACGGTCGCGGTGCTCACCTCGCCCAGCAGCGACCTCAAGACGCTCTGGCCGTGGTTGGCGGCCTTGCCGCTGGCGATCGGCATCACGATGATCTCCGGCCTGATGCTCGGCACCCCGACGCTGCGGCTGCGCGGCGACTACCTGGCGATCGTCACCCTCGGCTTCGCCGAGATGATCCGGATCGCCGCCGTCAGCTCCGAGTTCCTCAAGGGCCAGCGCGGGCTCAACCAGATCCCGCACCCGCCCGGCGAGTACGCCGACGGCAAACCCGTCTTCGGCGTGCTGGACGCCCGCCCGTACTACTGGCTGGTGCTCACCCTGATCATCGTGGTGGTGATCCTGGTCAGCAACCTCAACCGCAGCCGGGTCGGCCGGGCCTGGGTCTCGATCCGGGAGGACGAGGACGCCGCCCAGCTGATGGGGGTGCCCACCTTCAAGTTCAAGCTGTGGGCGTTCGCCATGGGCGCGGCGATCGGTGGGCTGGCCGGCGCGTTGTTCGCCGGCAAGCAGAACTTCGTCAGCTCACAGAACTTCGAGCTGCTCAACTCGATCATCATCCTGGCGGCGGTGATCCTCGGCGGCTCCGGCAACATCGTCGGCGCGATCGTCGGCGGCGGCCTGGTGGCGTACCTGATCGAACGCTTCCGGGGCATCGAGCTGTTCGGCATCGAACTCTACGAGTACCGGTTCCTGGTCTTCGGTCTGACCCTCGTCGTCATGATGATCTTCCGGCCGCAGGGCCTGATCGCCAACCGGCGACGAGCCGCCGAGTTCAAGGACCGCCGTAAGGAGGTGGCCGTCGGTGGCTGA
- a CDS encoding branched-chain amino acid ABC transporter permease, whose product MDVNGLLSNFGELTTTGLTQGAIYALVALGYTLVYGVLRLINFAHSEVFIAGAFAALWTWGALGLTQDSVVSGVGQIVFYFLIAMVAAALASAATATLVERVAYRPLRKRNAPPLAFLITAIGASIVMAEAFGIYTRRLPQGLPTIVSNEPWFTIAGVPVSIVQVLTVVAALGMMIGLDFFINRSRMGRGVRAVAQDPNTAALMGVNKDRIIMIIFVMGGLMAGVAGLLYNVRIGVLTYSVGFLLGLKAFTAAVLGGIGNLRGALLGGFLLGVVENYASGLFGTQWKDFVAFAVLVVLLMFRPTGLLGESLGRARV is encoded by the coding sequence TTGGACGTCAACGGACTGCTCTCGAACTTCGGAGAGCTCACCACGACCGGCTTGACACAGGGCGCCATCTATGCCCTGGTCGCGCTGGGCTACACGCTGGTCTACGGCGTGCTCAGACTCATCAACTTCGCCCACTCCGAGGTCTTCATCGCCGGCGCGTTCGCCGCGCTGTGGACCTGGGGCGCGCTCGGCCTGACCCAGGACTCGGTGGTCAGCGGAGTGGGCCAGATCGTCTTCTACTTCCTGATCGCGATGGTCGCCGCGGCGCTGGCGTCGGCAGCGACCGCGACCCTGGTCGAACGGGTCGCGTACCGGCCGTTGCGCAAGCGCAACGCACCGCCGCTGGCCTTCCTGATCACCGCCATCGGCGCGTCCATCGTGATGGCCGAAGCGTTCGGGATCTACACCCGGCGGTTGCCGCAGGGCCTGCCGACCATCGTCAGCAACGAGCCGTGGTTCACCATCGCCGGCGTGCCGGTCAGCATCGTGCAGGTGCTGACCGTCGTCGCGGCGCTGGGCATGATGATCGGACTCGACTTCTTCATCAACCGCAGCCGGATGGGCCGGGGCGTGCGGGCGGTCGCCCAGGACCCGAACACCGCCGCGCTGATGGGGGTCAACAAGGACCGGATCATCATGATCATCTTCGTGATGGGCGGCCTGATGGCCGGCGTCGCCGGCCTGCTCTACAACGTCCGCATCGGGGTGCTCACCTACAGCGTCGGCTTCCTGCTCGGGCTCAAGGCGTTCACCGCGGCCGTGCTCGGCGGAATCGGCAACCTGCGCGGCGCGCTGCTCGGCGGCTTCCTGCTCGGCGTGGTCGAGAACTACGCCTCCGGCCTGTTCGGTACGCAGTGGAAGGACTTCGTGGCCTTCGCCGTGCTGGTCGTCCTGCTGATGTTCCGACCGACCGGCCTGCTCGGCGAATCCCTGGGGAGGGCGCGGGTATGA